The following are encoded together in the Vigna unguiculata cultivar IT97K-499-35 chromosome 2, ASM411807v1, whole genome shotgun sequence genome:
- the LOC114173613 gene encoding uncharacterized protein LOC114173613 — MEGYRRCKNYGKEGHFGKDCPTLARAMTHPPFQTPHQHQRRDRGNRPQATGKVYAMTGAEATGLGNLVMGYCLIAGMRCCVLYDSGATHSFVLDACVKKLGLPVSELQCELVVSTPTLGLVRTSSLCARCPIEVEVRRYKVNIICMPLKELEVILGMYWLSTNRILIDCREKRLIFPDSEELELLSSQGVMKATR; from the coding sequence ATGGAAGGTTACCGCAGGTGCAAAAATTATGGCAAggagggccactttgggaaAGATTGTCCCACGCTTGCTAGGGCAATGACACACCCTCCATTTCAGACTCCCCACCAGCATCAACGGagagacagaggcaacaggccgCAAGCGACAGGCAAAGTGTATGCCATGACCGGGGCGGAGGCTACAGGCTTAGGTAACCTGGTTATGGGTTATTGTTTGATTGCTGGGATGAGATGTTGTGTattgtatgattctggagcgacacactcctttgtgttaGATGCTTGTGTGAAAAAGTTGGGTCTACCGGTGTCTGAGCTGCAGTGTGAACTTGTGGTGTCTACTCCGACGTtaggtttggtcaggacgtcatCCTTATGTGCTAGGTGTCCGATTGAGGTAGAGGTACGCAGGTACAAAGTGAACATAATCTGCATGCCCCTAAaagagttggaggtgatcttggGGATGTATTGGCTCTCTACCAATCGCATTCTCATAGATTGCCGAGAAAAGAGATTGATATTCCCCGACTCAGAGGAGCTTGAGTTGTTATCGTCCCAAGGGGTTATGAAAGCTACAAGATAG